In a genomic window of Shouchella clausii:
- the fosB gene encoding metallothiol transferase FosB: MVNGINHMTFSVSNMDKAVSFYKHVFMEAPLVLGEKTAYFTIGGIWLALNLQPDIDRNEIRQSYTHIAFSIEESQLDAFYTRLLEAGADILPGRKRQVETEGKSIYFRDPDGHLLEVHTGTLAERLAHYAKTAPDMLVNKDNQNKK, from the coding sequence ATGGTAAACGGAATTAACCACATGACGTTTTCAGTAAGCAATATGGATAAAGCGGTTTCTTTTTATAAACATGTCTTTATGGAAGCACCTCTTGTCTTAGGAGAAAAAACAGCCTATTTTACCATTGGCGGCATTTGGCTTGCGCTTAATTTGCAACCAGACATTGATAGAAATGAAATCAGGCAGTCGTATACTCATATTGCTTTCTCGATTGAGGAGTCGCAGCTAGACGCTTTTTATACTCGTTTACTGGAAGCCGGAGCCGATATTCTCCCTGGAAGGAAACGGCAAGTGGAGACTGAGGGAAAATCCATTTATTTCCGTGACCCTGATGGCCATTTGTTGGAAGTCCATACTGGCACACTTGCCGAACGGTTGGCACACTACGCAAAAACTGCGCCTGACATGCTCGTAAACAAAGACAATCAAAATAAGAAGTAG
- a CDS encoding pseudouridine synthase, whose protein sequence is MRLDKMLANAGYGTRNEVKKALKQGVVEVDGAVVKDGKLHVQPERQSVCYAGTPVRYKAELYLMLNKPAGVVTATEDARQKTVLELVKNEWGHMKPFPVGRLDKDTTGLLLLTTDGGFSHELMAPKKHVAKEYRALVEGKVTQADVEAFKNGVVLDDGYCTKPAQLEIEESGPLSAISLELTEGKFHQVKRMFAAVGKKVIKLERVRIGSLMLDSSLPKGGYRELTPAEIQLAKTPYIKKKSL, encoded by the coding sequence ATGAGGCTTGATAAAATGCTAGCCAATGCCGGATATGGCACGAGGAACGAAGTGAAAAAAGCACTCAAACAAGGAGTGGTCGAAGTCGACGGTGCCGTTGTGAAAGACGGGAAGCTCCACGTGCAACCAGAGCGACAATCTGTTTGCTATGCCGGCACCCCTGTCCGTTACAAAGCCGAACTTTATTTAATGCTCAACAAACCAGCGGGCGTTGTGACGGCGACAGAAGACGCGAGGCAGAAAACGGTTCTTGAATTAGTGAAAAATGAATGGGGACATATGAAGCCTTTTCCAGTCGGAAGGTTAGATAAAGACACAACCGGATTGTTGTTGTTAACGACAGACGGGGGCTTTTCCCATGAGCTGATGGCGCCGAAAAAACATGTTGCTAAAGAGTACCGCGCTCTAGTTGAAGGAAAAGTGACACAAGCCGACGTTGAAGCATTCAAAAACGGTGTTGTTCTTGATGACGGCTACTGTACAAAGCCAGCGCAACTAGAAATTGAAGAATCTGGTCCTTTGTCTGCGATATCGCTAGAACTGACAGAAGGAAAATTCCACCAAGTGAAACGCATGTTTGCAGCAGTTGGCAAAAAAGTCATCAAACTGGAACGAGTACGGATTGGCAGTTTGATGCTTGACTCAAGCTTGCCAAAAGGCGGTTATCGTGAGCTAACGCCAGCAGAAATACAGCTGGCGAAAACCCCGTATATTAAAAAGAAAAGCCTTTGA
- a CDS encoding DeoR family transcriptional regulator, giving the protein MQTSTDRMLTRIKSIYLYIKQKGTVTTNELVEEFGITQRTVQRDLNVLEYNNLVTSSARGKWKATSKKTKVS; this is encoded by the coding sequence TTGCAAACTTCAACTGATCGTATGCTGACTCGAATTAAGTCCATCTACTTGTACATCAAACAGAAGGGAACTGTCACGACGAATGAATTAGTTGAAGAGTTCGGCATCACACAGCGCACTGTGCAGCGAGATTTAAATGTATTGGAGTACAATAATTTAGTCACAAGTTCTGCCAGGGGTAAATGGAAAGCAACTAGTAAAAAAACAAAAGTGTCATAA